The following proteins are encoded in a genomic region of Opitutus sp.:
- a CDS encoding heme-copper oxidase subunit III yields the protein MSTHAAAGAIDHHHDHTTTTGIPNKKLFMWAFLASDCMFFGALISTHLIYRLHPTPNQPDILGLFSLELTSFSTFILLMSSLLMALAVNTCQKGKVGATRKMLLGTIVFGLIFLACQVYEFSHFVHAKGLTLNSSMFGSTFYTLTGTHGCHVAIGVLWLVLMYIRTFKPADGSPWILKSVIHLLVFAVVTVASIKALLGGVHAIQDHGATAEAFSTLLHHELPALIATAVGLIALVVLARPSKAVEFGEANAVDVESMGLYWHFVDIVWIVIFTVVYLLEYL from the coding sequence ATGAGCACACACGCGGCCGCCGGGGCCATTGATCACCACCACGACCACACCACCACGACCGGCATTCCCAACAAGAAGCTGTTCATGTGGGCGTTTCTCGCATCGGACTGTATGTTTTTCGGCGCGCTCATTTCGACGCACCTGATTTACCGTCTTCACCCTACACCCAACCAGCCCGACATTCTAGGCCTGTTCTCCCTTGAACTGACGTCGTTCTCGACGTTCATCCTGCTCATGTCGTCGCTGCTGATGGCGTTGGCGGTTAACACCTGCCAAAAAGGCAAAGTCGGCGCTACCCGTAAGATGCTGCTCGGCACCATCGTCTTCGGCCTGATCTTCCTAGCCTGCCAAGTCTACGAATTCAGTCACTTCGTGCATGCGAAAGGCCTCACGCTCAACAGCAGCATGTTTGGCTCCACCTTCTATACCTTAACTGGTACCCACGGCTGCCACGTAGCCATTGGTGTATTATGGCTGGTGCTCATGTATATTCGCACGTTCAAACCGGCTGACGGCAGCCCGTGGATTCTCAAGTCCGTCATTCACCTGCTTGTTTTCGCTGTCGTGACGGTCGCTTCAATCAAAGCGCTGTTGGGCGGCGTTCACGCGATCCAAGACCATGGTGCCACCGCCGAGGCCTTCTCGACTCTGCTGCACCACGAACTGCCAGCACTCATTGCCACCGCAGTGGGTTTGATTGCACTGGTTGTATTGGCTCGCCCTAGCAAAGCAGTCGAATTTGGCGAGGCCAATGCGGTCGATGTGGAGTCCATGGGGCTTTACTGGCATTTTGTTGATATCGTTTGGATCGTGATCTTCACCGTCGTATACTTGCTCGAATACCTTTGA
- a CDS encoding cytochrome C oxidase subunit IV family protein, whose product MSAPIQSSVSADHGHTESSKFHIFVQLAMILAVITGVEIVLIYLPLVKWLIVSSLVILSVVKFMLVIFVFMHLKWDKLFCTILFFIGLILAAGTVAALMAIFSATDSVPLKALEIYAEKAQAAK is encoded by the coding sequence ATGAGCGCCCCCATCCAATCCTCCGTTTCGGCTGACCACGGTCATACCGAGAGCAGCAAGTTTCATATTTTTGTTCAGCTTGCCATGATTCTCGCCGTTATCACCGGTGTGGAGATCGTGTTGATCTACCTGCCACTGGTTAAATGGTTGATTGTCAGCAGCCTTGTCATCCTCTCGGTGGTGAAGTTCATGCTGGTGATCTTCGTCTTCATGCACCTGAAATGGGACAAACTTTTCTGCACGATCCTGTTCTTTATTGGGTTGATACTTGCCGCCGGCACAGTAGCGGCTCTGATGGCTATTTTTTCAGCAACAGACAGCGTTCCGCTAAAAGCCTTAGAAATCTACGCAGAGAAAGCGCAGGCCGCAAAATAA
- a CDS encoding adenylate/guanylate cyclase domain-containing protein, translated as MNQNIKGILKYYIQPTVLCIGLAYALGSTPWIQRLDYVPLDLITQYRVRYQKPADPRVVTIGIDDGSIEYNGRWPWDRTVHAKFSESISFGKPACVSWDILFPEKSKNEKDDTAFQEAAAKLNGRMVFSAYHEDVDPRQDPLIEASNQPILRIEGDLTQLPSAGFAMRPITKLQSVGLTAFADTPPSADGVRRHVPMLQNINGRIQPSLSLQTLMVYGQLEPSQVRVVLGEAIYLEGTSFRRKIPIDKAGRYLINYRFAFEGAQDAETILGYSAITYGYHQQYQQNDPQEGLPSVKDKILLVGQIATGLSDMGLTPYGAETPLVLVHANAIDNILNEDYSTYIANWKVLIATLAVGLSGMILFSKKSLKRKAVFALGVPTIYLGIGFFCWTFWSIWLPLIWPLVGFGSLQVFMIVRQLINEQRAAQRIKGMFGTYVSPELVNRMINSGQSPELGGHQEEITAYFSDIQGFSGFSEKLSPAQLVVLMNEYLSACTNIIQEEGGTLDKYIGDAVVAMFGAPLPLPDHALRACVASQRIHIKLLELREIWKSHGHTWPQIVLEMQSRIGLNSGPVIVGNMGSTTRFNYTMMGDNVNLAARMESGAKSWGVYSMCTDATKNACEEHGGDRVVFRALGRIVVKGRSTAVPIFEIVGLKEAVSETTRQCLRIFEQALALHYKRDWDGSLALLRQSASLEPNQPGVTAGVTSNPSLIYIDIVQRYQVSPPPADWDGEYVMSVK; from the coding sequence ATGAATCAAAACATCAAAGGCATCCTCAAATACTACATACAGCCGACTGTATTATGTATTGGGCTGGCCTACGCACTCGGCTCCACCCCGTGGATTCAAAGACTGGACTATGTACCACTCGATCTCATCACCCAATATCGGGTGCGCTATCAAAAACCAGCTGACCCAAGGGTAGTGACTATTGGTATTGATGATGGCAGTATCGAATATAACGGCCGCTGGCCTTGGGACCGTACCGTACATGCCAAGTTTTCGGAAAGTATCTCATTTGGTAAACCGGCCTGCGTATCATGGGATATTTTATTTCCTGAAAAATCCAAAAACGAAAAAGACGACACAGCATTTCAAGAGGCCGCCGCTAAACTCAATGGGAGAATGGTATTCAGTGCCTACCATGAAGACGTAGATCCGCGCCAGGACCCACTGATTGAAGCCTCCAATCAACCGATACTTCGAATCGAGGGCGATTTAACCCAACTGCCGAGTGCGGGGTTTGCCATGCGCCCGATCACTAAACTGCAATCGGTGGGGTTAACCGCGTTTGCCGACACCCCTCCCAGTGCGGACGGAGTACGCCGTCACGTGCCAATGTTGCAAAACATAAACGGCCGAATTCAGCCCAGTTTATCCCTGCAAACCTTAATGGTTTATGGCCAGCTCGAGCCCAGTCAGGTACGCGTAGTTTTGGGGGAGGCCATTTATCTGGAAGGCACGTCATTTCGCCGGAAAATCCCAATTGATAAAGCAGGGCGTTATTTAATTAATTACCGCTTTGCGTTCGAGGGTGCCCAAGATGCCGAAACCATTTTGGGGTATTCAGCGATAACCTATGGCTACCATCAACAATATCAGCAAAACGACCCACAGGAAGGACTGCCTTCGGTCAAAGACAAGATCCTGCTTGTGGGGCAGATTGCGACAGGATTAAGCGACATGGGATTAACCCCTTACGGGGCTGAAACTCCTCTCGTCCTAGTGCATGCCAACGCAATCGATAATATTCTCAACGAGGACTACTCGACCTATATAGCTAACTGGAAAGTGCTAATTGCAACTTTGGCCGTTGGGTTAAGCGGCATGATTTTATTCAGTAAAAAATCACTCAAGCGAAAGGCTGTTTTTGCCTTGGGTGTGCCGACGATCTACCTTGGGATCGGTTTCTTTTGCTGGACCTTTTGGAGCATCTGGCTCCCCCTGATTTGGCCACTGGTTGGCTTTGGTAGTTTGCAGGTTTTTATGATTGTGCGACAATTAATTAATGAACAACGCGCCGCACAACGCATCAAAGGCATGTTCGGTACCTATGTATCACCGGAACTCGTCAATCGAATGATCAACTCAGGTCAATCACCTGAACTGGGTGGCCACCAGGAAGAAATCACCGCCTACTTCTCAGATATTCAGGGATTCTCCGGTTTTTCCGAAAAACTTTCGCCAGCCCAACTCGTGGTATTAATGAATGAATACCTCAGCGCCTGTACTAATATTATTCAAGAAGAAGGCGGTACGTTGGATAAATACATCGGTGATGCAGTAGTCGCCATGTTTGGCGCCCCCCTACCGCTTCCTGACCATGCCCTGCGCGCCTGCGTTGCCAGCCAGCGCATCCATATTAAGCTGCTTGAGCTTCGAGAAATATGGAAATCTCACGGGCACACCTGGCCCCAAATCGTGCTAGAGATGCAATCGCGTATCGGACTCAATAGCGGGCCTGTAATCGTTGGCAATATGGGCAGCACCACGCGTTTCAACTACACGATGATGGGTGATAATGTGAACCTCGCGGCCCGTATGGAGTCCGGCGCTAAAAGTTGGGGTGTTTATTCAATGTGCACGGATGCCACCAAAAATGCCTGTGAAGAACATGGAGGCGACCGGGTCGTTTTCCGCGCTCTTGGCAGAATCGTGGTCAAGGGCCGCTCCACCGCAGTGCCCATTTTTGAAATCGTAGGTCTCAAGGAAGCCGTCTCCGAGACTACGCGGCAATGCCTGCGTATCTTTGAGCAAGCTTTGGCGCTACACTACAAACGTGATTGGGATGGTTCGCTGGCGCTGTTGCGACAAAGCGCGTCACTGGAGCCCAATCAACCTGGTGTTACTGCGGGCGTCACCAGTAACCCATCGCTTATCTATATTGATATCGTTCAACGGTACCAAGTTTCACCGCCGCCTGCGGACTGGGACGGAGAATACGTGATGTCGGTTAAATAA